In Chitinispirillales bacterium ANBcel5, a genomic segment contains:
- a CDS encoding DUF493 domain-containing protein, translated as MINNKKAEINYPAKWTYTIIGTDPQTMKQAVDSVIQPESYSFKESNRSNKGKYVSYNVELVVFNEHERDRYFRSLGEHKAIKMVL; from the coding sequence ATGATTAACAACAAAAAAGCAGAGATTAATTACCCCGCAAAATGGACATACACAATTATAGGTACCGATCCCCAAACAATGAAACAAGCAGTGGATAGCGTAATTCAACCAGAATCGTATAGTTTCAAAGAATCCAACAGGAGTAATAAAGGTAAGTATGTCAGTTATAATGTTGAGCTGGTTGTTTTTAATGAGCATGAGCGGGATCGTTATTTTAGATCCCTGGGGGAACACAAAGCTATAAAGATGGTTCTGTAA
- the phrB gene encoding deoxyribodipyrimidine photo-lyase produces MVQSERVTNLNANPLTKGKYVLYWMQQSQRVDYNHALEFAAEMANKSNVALVVFFAITPSFPEANLRHYYFMLSGIAEIYRALQARGIQFVVRIGDPIAGVVAMAKESVMLVTDCGYTSIQRSWRRDVAKRIDRTMIQVESDVVVPVTTASEKEEVGARTIRSKINRHLHDFLTPLKTVMVSRDSLNFKFDTVNVEDISGIIKRIKPDESVTEVKWIRGGSAQAHRTLEFFLEKRLSGFAKERNDPSKNHLSNLSPYLHFGQISPVYVAIEVAKRKSPDSDAFIEEMVIRRELSCNFTYYNKRYDRFDSIPEWAKNSLSKHDKDKRPQSYSLKTLEEAKTHDPYWNAAQLEMVYLGKMHGYMRMYWGKKIIEWTNNPQLAFKRALYLNNKYSLDGRDPNSFTGIAWCFGKHDRAWAQRAVFGKVRYMNDNGLKRKFDMDQYIKLVDKRIGEEKAG; encoded by the coding sequence GTGGTTCAGAGTGAACGGGTTACCAATCTCAATGCTAATCCTCTCACAAAAGGAAAATATGTACTCTACTGGATGCAGCAGTCTCAACGGGTAGACTACAATCATGCCCTTGAATTTGCCGCAGAGATGGCCAATAAAAGTAATGTTGCACTGGTTGTGTTTTTTGCTATTACCCCTTCTTTTCCTGAAGCTAATTTAAGGCATTATTATTTTATGCTTTCTGGGATTGCCGAAATCTACAGAGCTCTACAGGCGCGTGGAATCCAATTTGTTGTAAGGATTGGTGATCCAATCGCTGGTGTAGTAGCGATGGCAAAAGAGAGCGTGATGCTTGTAACGGACTGCGGATATACATCCATTCAGCGTTCATGGCGCAGAGATGTAGCTAAAAGAATTGACCGCACGATGATACAGGTTGAAAGCGATGTAGTTGTTCCCGTGACTACTGCATCAGAAAAAGAGGAGGTAGGGGCAAGGACAATACGATCAAAAATCAACAGGCACCTTCATGATTTTTTAACTCCTCTAAAAACGGTAATGGTATCCAGAGACTCTTTAAATTTCAAATTCGATACGGTTAATGTTGAAGACATATCGGGGATAATAAAAAGGATAAAACCTGATGAATCGGTTACGGAGGTAAAATGGATACGGGGCGGTTCTGCCCAGGCGCATAGAACACTTGAATTTTTTCTGGAAAAGAGGTTGTCCGGGTTTGCAAAAGAGCGAAACGATCCTTCCAAAAATCATCTTTCGAATCTAAGTCCCTATCTCCACTTTGGACAGATATCACCAGTATATGTTGCAATTGAGGTTGCAAAGAGAAAATCACCTGACAGTGATGCTTTTATAGAGGAGATGGTGATTCGCAGAGAGCTTAGTTGCAATTTTACCTATTACAATAAAAGGTATGATCGGTTTGACAGCATTCCTGAGTGGGCTAAAAACTCACTTTCCAAACACGATAAAGATAAAAGACCGCAAAGCTACAGTTTAAAAACGTTAGAAGAGGCAAAGACCCACGATCCATACTGGAATGCAGCACAGCTGGAGATGGTTTATTTGGGAAAGATGCATGGATATATGAGAATGTATTGGGGTAAAAAAATAATCGAATGGACCAATAATCCTCAGCTTGCATTTAAAAGAGCACTGTATCTGAATAATAAATATTCCTTAGATGGAAGAGATCCCAATAGTTTTACAGGAATAGCGTGGTGTTTTGGTAAACATGACCGTGCCTG
- a CDS encoding Ig-like domain-containing protein — protein sequence MKSEITGYVEPVGKRVTIFLEDAMPIDSVQSDSVTGYFKFRDVPHGTYRLRARYEEYPSVTRFLSVYGHTSTGTIRLGPYPSYFRRSIPSDSSIIDKRFFLNNIYPDTTLNFTIQFTEKMDTLSLGNAITVTPQIHYSTQFWKDELVLTFSARDIFGHPEIKVTIDESARDGKLQKSGYNLHLFLFPDTSYYEEMISHEIFSSLFSTFPQTIRKHPLETLNFHFRNRMDRASVENAFDMDIESEKTFSWSINSRNEHVFSVRFAPILHYDTTYEVTFNEGYRSLDGTKTGENVSATVRTERMIIDPPTNPGEPQNQVVKLDEVIVLSCNFQPDPLSVVNALSVEPSLNYLKVIVSDKVIELFHSGFEPQTEYVISLDTSVRSVETAHQSTKSFSYHFRTGVEKHKLPQKSAAIVTVPADTTDYLSSGQPMRLLFPGSVHRANVESGISVYPALNYITSWRDTLFTENDATKRMRSILEINPVQPLKTNSLYRIELNSDNLGKGWIQNETVEFFFRTPLLRPVVYTPFDGSVNVAPNRNITVQFNAPIDTSSVLSLFSIDPPLESLHIDSYSKDEFMVTLGHNGFEELTEYTVSIENTFTDIYGVEMDRGFQWKFITSEY from the coding sequence TTGAAATCTGAAATCACAGGGTACGTCGAACCTGTGGGTAAGAGGGTAACAATTTTCCTGGAAGATGCTATGCCGATAGATTCTGTGCAAAGCGATAGCGTTACCGGCTACTTTAAATTCAGGGATGTTCCACACGGCACCTACAGGCTCAGAGCCCGGTATGAAGAGTATCCTTCAGTCACCCGATTTTTATCCGTTTACGGCCATACTTCAACGGGAACCATACGGTTAGGTCCCTATCCATCTTATTTTAGGCGCTCTATTCCATCTGACAGCTCCATAATCGACAAACGGTTTTTCCTAAACAACATCTACCCTGATACAACTCTGAACTTTACTATACAATTTACCGAAAAGATGGATACACTGAGTTTAGGTAATGCAATAACTGTTACTCCCCAGATCCACTATTCAACTCAGTTCTGGAAAGATGAGTTGGTTTTGACATTTAGTGCACGGGATATTTTTGGTCATCCGGAGATAAAGGTTACTATAGATGAATCTGCCAGAGATGGAAAATTGCAGAAATCCGGTTACAATCTTCATCTTTTCCTTTTTCCCGACACTTCATATTATGAAGAGATGATTAGCCATGAAATTTTTAGTTCGCTTTTTTCCACCTTTCCTCAGACTATTCGAAAACACCCTTTGGAAACACTGAACTTTCATTTCAGAAACCGCATGGACAGAGCTTCTGTAGAGAATGCTTTTGACATGGATATCGAGTCAGAGAAAACTTTTTCCTGGTCAATAAACAGTAGAAATGAACACGTCTTTTCCGTTCGATTTGCACCGATACTTCACTATGATACCACTTATGAAGTTACTTTTAATGAAGGTTACAGATCTTTGGATGGTACAAAAACAGGTGAAAATGTTAGCGCTACAGTTAGAACCGAGAGAATGATAATTGATCCACCTACAAATCCAGGTGAACCGCAAAATCAGGTGGTAAAGCTGGATGAAGTTATAGTGCTTAGTTGTAATTTTCAACCGGATCCTCTCAGCGTAGTTAATGCCTTATCAGTGGAGCCTTCGCTGAACTATCTGAAGGTAATTGTGAGCGATAAAGTCATCGAATTGTTTCACTCCGGATTTGAACCTCAGACTGAGTATGTTATATCGTTAGATACTAGTGTAAGATCTGTGGAAACGGCTCACCAGAGCACAAAGAGCTTTAGTTATCATTTCAGAACAGGTGTAGAAAAGCATAAATTACCGCAAAAGAGTGCCGCTATCGTTACTGTCCCGGCCGATACAACAGATTATCTTTCTTCCGGTCAACCGATGAGGTTATTATTTCCTGGCTCTGTACATAGGGCAAATGTAGAATCAGGTATTTCAGTTTATCCTGCGCTAAATTATATAACATCCTGGCGCGATACTCTTTTTACTGAAAATGATGCAACTAAACGCATGAGAAGCATATTGGAAATTAATCCTGTTCAGCCGCTTAAGACCAATTCATTATACAGAATAGAATTAAATAGTGATAATTTGGGTAAGGGTTGGATACAAAATGAAACTGTTGAGTTTTTTTTCAGAACACCATTGTTAAGACCGGTAGTATATACACCTTTTGATGGTTCGGTGAATGTAGCGCCAAACAGGAATATAACGGTACAATTTAATGCACCGATAGATACAAGCAGTGTACTATCTTTATTTAGTATAGATCCACCGCTTGAGTCTTTGCATATCGATTCCTATTCAAAAGATGAATTTATGGTTACGTTGGGCCACAATGGTTTTGAGGAGCTAACAGAGTATACGGTAAGCATTGAAAATACATTTACCGATATTTACGGTGTAGAAATGGACAGAGGTTTTCAGTGGAAATTCATTACGAGTGAATACTAA
- a CDS encoding RpiB/LacA/LacB family sugar-phosphate isomerase: MRVGFASDHGGFGLKSDFLKRLGELGYELLDYGAYEYDASDDFPDFVHPLAVALREGEVERAIAICGSGIGACIVANKVRGVRAALVGDSFSAHQGVEHDDMNFICIGARVVGRELAYELVSVFLQARFISSGRFLRRVKKIDNLDLGLR, from the coding sequence ATGCGGGTAGGGTTTGCTTCAGATCATGGTGGATTTGGCTTAAAGAGTGACTTTTTAAAACGGCTTGGAGAGCTGGGGTATGAACTGCTTGATTACGGAGCGTATGAATATGATGCTTCAGATGATTTTCCCGATTTTGTACACCCTCTGGCGGTGGCACTGAGGGAGGGTGAGGTTGAGAGGGCGATAGCAATTTGCGGCAGTGGGATTGGTGCCTGCATTGTGGCAAATAAGGTAAGGGGGGTGAGGGCTGCACTGGTAGGGGATTCCTTTTCTGCTCACCAGGGGGTTGAGCATGATGACATGAATTTCATCTGTATTGGTGCCCGTGTGGTGGGAAGAGAGCTTGCCTATGAGCTGGTTAGTGTGTTTCTTCAGGCCCGCTTTATTTCTTCAGGGAGGTTTTTACGGAGGGTGAAAAAAATCGATAACCTTGACTTGGGTTTGCGGTGA
- the polX gene encoding DNA polymerase/3'-5' exonuclease PolX: MNRIQKNNQLTKQNETIAGESLRVHNSAIADMFYEYADLLQIRNENAFKIRAYRNAARTITSLPGDIHESVENGEDLSQLPGIGKDLASKIAQIAKTGRFDELEKLRETMSPELSKLMQIEGLGGRRVGVLYRDLGIDSIEKLERAAKEHKIASLRGFGAKTEKAILENIEKSRRYVKGILLSEAQEIASLFTRYMRESEYCDTVVVAGSFRRRKETVRDLDILVTSSYPREVTDHFCNYPFAMKVSSRGPTRSSVALRNGFKVDLRVVPQESFGAALHYFTGSQAHNIAVRKRGGKRGLKISEYGVFREEKRVAGRTEQEVFNAVGLPYIEPELREDRGEIDAALERKLPKLVKRNDILGDLHTHTNYTDGVASIEQMVEAAKKRGYNYVAVTDHSKRIAMAHGLDESALRGQMERIDLLNEQVKPFTILKGIEVDILEDGTLDLPDSVLRELDVVVCSVHSKFSLSPQKQTERIIRAMDNPWFSIFAHPTGRLINKRPPMQYDVEKVCKAASQRGCFIEINSSPERLDANDLFCMTARTFGIPVVISSDAHRESDLDNIAFGLDMARRGWVEKGEVLNCLSVKSLKARLKRG, translated from the coding sequence GTGAACAGGATTCAAAAAAATAATCAGCTGACTAAACAAAATGAAACGATAGCGGGTGAGAGTTTACGGGTTCATAACTCTGCCATAGCCGATATGTTTTATGAATACGCCGATTTGCTTCAGATCAGAAATGAAAATGCTTTTAAAATACGGGCCTATCGTAATGCGGCAAGAACCATTACTTCACTTCCCGGCGATATACATGAGTCTGTTGAAAATGGTGAAGATTTATCGCAATTGCCGGGGATAGGCAAAGATTTGGCTTCAAAAATTGCGCAGATTGCAAAAACGGGGCGTTTTGATGAATTGGAAAAACTTCGGGAGACGATGTCCCCTGAGCTCTCCAAACTTATGCAAATTGAGGGATTGGGGGGGCGAAGAGTTGGTGTTTTATACAGGGATTTGGGGATAGACTCCATAGAAAAACTTGAGCGGGCGGCCAAAGAGCACAAAATTGCTTCGCTGAGGGGTTTTGGGGCGAAAACAGAGAAGGCGATACTCGAAAATATCGAGAAGAGTCGTCGCTATGTTAAGGGTATACTGTTAAGTGAGGCCCAGGAAATTGCTTCACTGTTCACCCGCTATATGCGGGAAAGCGAGTATTGTGATACGGTGGTGGTGGCGGGGAGTTTCAGGAGGAGAAAAGAGACTGTAAGAGATCTTGATATACTGGTAACAAGTTCATACCCCCGGGAAGTTACAGACCATTTCTGTAACTATCCCTTTGCTATGAAAGTTAGCTCAAGGGGGCCAACCAGATCATCGGTAGCACTTCGCAACGGCTTTAAGGTAGATCTTAGAGTGGTGCCTCAGGAAAGTTTTGGTGCTGCTCTACATTATTTCACCGGTTCACAGGCCCACAATATCGCGGTGAGGAAAAGAGGGGGTAAGCGGGGATTAAAGATCAGTGAGTATGGTGTGTTCAGAGAAGAAAAAAGGGTGGCAGGGAGAACAGAGCAGGAGGTGTTTAATGCTGTGGGGTTGCCCTATATCGAGCCGGAGCTGCGCGAAGACCGGGGAGAGATTGACGCTGCGCTTGAGAGAAAATTACCCAAGCTGGTAAAGAGAAATGATATTTTGGGGGATCTGCATACGCACACCAATTATACCGATGGGGTAGCGTCGATTGAGCAGATGGTTGAGGCGGCAAAGAAGCGTGGCTATAACTATGTGGCTGTAACGGACCACTCAAAGCGCATCGCTATGGCTCATGGTCTCGATGAGAGTGCTTTACGGGGGCAGATGGAACGGATCGATCTTTTAAACGAACAGGTTAAACCATTTACAATTCTAAAAGGTATCGAAGTCGATATTCTCGAGGATGGAACACTTGATCTTCCCGACTCGGTTTTACGGGAGCTTGATGTGGTGGTTTGTTCTGTTCATTCTAAATTCTCATTATCTCCGCAAAAGCAAACAGAGCGAATAATTCGGGCAATGGATAACCCCTGGTTCTCTATTTTTGCTCATCCAACCGGAAGGCTTATAAATAAAAGGCCACCAATGCAATATGATGTAGAAAAAGTATGCAAAGCTGCTTCTCAGAGAGGGTGTTTTATAGAAATTAACAGTTCTCCGGAGCGGCTTGATGCCAATGATTTGTTTTGTATGACTGCCAGAACGTTTGGGATACCGGTGGTTATTTCCAGTGATGCGCACCGGGAAAGTGATCTGGACAATATCGCCTTTGGCCTGGATATGGCTCGGCGAGGGTGGGTAGAGAAAGGTGAGGTGTTAAACTGTCTCTCTGTTAAGAGTTTAAAGGCGCGGTTAAAGAGAGGGTAG
- a CDS encoding HPF/RaiA family ribosome-associated protein yields the protein MQVPAEISYRDVEKTEAIDTLVRQKIDKLDRICDHITSCRVMIEKSQKHQRSGQPYKVRVDLKIPPGHELAISRDPVKGSMHQDLSSEIRWAFDAAERRLKELMEKQRRDVKKHPFQEMQGVIEKIFKGEGTGFIRTIDGREVYFHQNSVVNEKFEDLKEGAGVRFVESMGEKGPQASTVMIVEGHRSL from the coding sequence ATGCAGGTTCCAGCAGAAATATCTTACAGAGATGTAGAAAAGACCGAAGCAATTGATACCTTAGTGCGTCAAAAAATCGATAAACTCGACCGTATATGTGACCATATTACAAGTTGCAGAGTAATGATCGAGAAGAGCCAAAAACACCAGCGCTCGGGGCAACCCTACAAGGTCAGGGTTGATCTTAAAATCCCGCCCGGGCATGAGTTGGCCATAAGCAGAGATCCTGTTAAAGGGAGTATGCACCAGGACCTCTCTTCTGAGATCAGGTGGGCTTTTGATGCTGCGGAGAGGCGGTTAAAGGAGCTTATGGAAAAACAGCGAAGGGATGTAAAAAAACATCCATTCCAGGAGATGCAGGGGGTGATAGAGAAGATTTTCAAGGGCGAAGGCACAGGCTTTATCAGAACTATTGATGGAAGAGAGGTCTATTTTCATCAAAACAGTGTGGTAAACGAAAAATTTGAGGACCTAAAAGAGGGAGCAGGGGTAAGATTTGTAGAAAGTATGGGTGAGAAAGGTCCCCAGGCTTCTACAGTCATGATTGTTGAAGGACATAGAAGCTTATAG